A DNA window from Myxocyprinus asiaticus isolate MX2 ecotype Aquarium Trade chromosome 45, UBuf_Myxa_2, whole genome shotgun sequence contains the following coding sequences:
- the LOC127435129 gene encoding uncharacterized protein LOC127435129, protein MAQTKHAMSADVESRRRQSTESSEPLWDHDPKGRRCSSQCDRLCVAGAYHEILDTPSPCTSQYFGHYTPKCFSAHRHSQHSRCTDDVWQEASIRTTIRAENEVEANKLANNYRFGFRKWKSHVTERPIEDRSDVVKELYSELNYIKRHSGSLITPGNVVYVLLFGWWISLFYFLVSLLMFCSIAGIPYGKLCFQLSGYFLWPFGKALQKSSSLVRKCCIKFPNCEAIPEEGDEVKDSSEVKESTPLLRSAPTIVTEIPVTTTPPKQTHYWCRLSTYVWLVIGYPLLAVVHFLAIFLSWMMVFTIPVSKMNARTLSTILLMPPEEVNVRTVKKPQGCETRVLLCCYNAFNWYYYKYTVDGINVFAVNLLPLVIITLVIGYVDKDNYFVSSEAKFATALSSIIPLSYYIGMGIASISAQSNFAVGAVVNATFGSITEMAFYITALLQGHHAGSKCYAEIVKSALTGTLLGCILFIPGVCMIIGGCKHREQRFNSRSAGVSSALLFISVGGVFAPTLFSKAYGNFICEGCNNSPGNTSKPFLCNNCHYDLSENNQPLFLSHIEPLVYTISVLLPAAYLIGLIFTLKTHSHIYDIHVSDSHCHVMSDHGAVAHWSRVRALVVLILATLLMAACADLTTEHIKPIISNSSVSQYFIGVTVLAMVPELPEIVNGIQFALQNNISLSLEVGSCIAVQVCMLQIPLLILFNAFYDVGFVLIFSDLHLWASIFSVILVNYIFMDGKSDYLQGTALVVVYLILLALYFFAPAPLGC, encoded by the exons ATGGCCCAGACCAAACACGCGATGTCCGCTGATGTGGAGAGTCGGAGGCGACAGTCCACTGAGAGTTCAG AGCCCCTCTGGGACCATGACCCCAAAGGTCGCCGCTGTAGCTCGCAGTGTGACAGACTGTGTGTGGCTGGTGCATACCATGAGATTCTTGATACTCCCTCCCCCTGCACCTCCCAGTATTTCGGACATTACACCCCAAAATGCTTCTCTGCCCACA GGCATTCACAGCACTCACGGTGCACAGATGACGTTTGGCAGGAAGCGAGCATCCGAACAACCATCCGAGCAGAAAACGAGGTGGAAGCAAATAAACTTGCCAACAACTACAGG TTTGGTTTCAGGAAATGGAAGAGTCATGTAACCGAACGACCCATTGAGGACAGATCTGATGTGGTGAAGGAGCTTTATTCTGAGCTCAACTACATCAAACGTCATTCGG GATCTCTGATCACTCCTGGGAATGTTGTATATGTGTTGCTCTTTGGCTGGTGGATCTCCTTATTTTACTTCTTGGTCAGTCTACTGATGTTTTGCTCAATCGCTGGGATCCCATATG GAAAACTCTGTTTCCAGTTGTCAGGTTATTTCTTATGGCCATTTGGAAAGGCATTACAAAAG AGCAGTAGCCTGGTGAGGAAATGTTGTATAAAATTCCCCAACTGCGAGGCCATTCCGGAGGAGGGGGATGAGGTTAAGGATTCCTCAGAGGTCAAAGAGTCCACACCTCTGTTGCGCTCCGCTCCAACTATAGTCACAGAAATACCTGTGACTACTACGCCCCCCAAACAGACACATTACTGG TGTCGTCTAAGCACATATGTTTGGCTGGTGATTGGATACCCCCTGCTGGCTGTGGTTCATTTCCTGGCCATCTTCCTGTCATGGATGATGGTTTTCACCATCCCTGTTTCAAAGATGAATGCTAGGACATTGAGCACCATCCTGCTCATGCCACCAGAAGAGGTCAACGTTCGTACAGTGAAAAAA CCACAAGGCTGTGAGACCAGAGTTCTGCTTTGCTGTTATAATGCCTTCAACTGGTATTACTACAAATACACTGTGGATGGAATCAATGTGTTTGCAGTCA ATCTGTTGCCACTGGTTATCATCACTCTTGTGATCGGCTATGTGGACAAAGATAATTATTTTGTGAGCTCAGAGGCAAAGTTTGCTACAGCATTGAGCTCGATTATCCCCTTGTCTTATTACATTGGAATGGGAATAGCAAG TATTTCAGCACAGAGTAACTTTGCAGTGGGTGCAGTTGTAAATGCCACCTTTGGGTCCATTACGGAGATGGCTTTCTACATAACAGCTTTGCTGCAGGGCCACCATGCAGGAAGCAAGTGCTACGCAGAGATTGTCAAATCTGCACTGACTGGCACCCTGCTGGGCTGCATTCTCTTTATAcct GGGGTCTGTATGATCATCGGGGGCTGTAAACACCGAGAGCAGAGGTTCAACAGCAGATCAGCAGGAGTGAGTTCAGCACTGCTCTTCATATCAGTGGGAG GTGTTTTTGCCCCCACGCTGTTTTCAAAAGCCTATGGAAACTTTATTTGTGAGGGCTGTAACAATTCACCTGGTAACACCTCAAAGCCCTTCTTATGCAACAACTGCCACTATGACCTG AGCGAAAACAATCAACCTCTTTTTTTGAGTCACATCGA GCCTTTAGTGTACACTATCTCTGTCCTGTTACCTGCCGCTTATCTCATTGGTCTGATCTTCACCCTGAAAACCCATTCACATATTTATGACATCCATGTCAGTGATAGCCACTGTCACG TTATGAGTGATCATGGAGCAGTGGCTCACTGGTCGAGAGTGAGGGCTCTAGTGGTGCTTATTTTGGCTACATTACTGATGGCAGCGTGTGCTGATCTTACCACTGAGCACATCAAACCAATCATTTCTAACTCCAGTGTCTCGCAG TATTTTATTGGAGTGACTGTGTTAGCCATGGTGCCCGAGCTTCCTGAGATAGTCAATGGAATCCAGTTTGCTCTTCAGAACAACATCAGTCTCAG CCTGGAAGTGGGGAGTTGCATTGCAGTTCAAGTGTGCATGCTACAAATACCTCTGCTGATCCTATTCAATGCTTTTTAT GATGTTGGATTCGTCCTCATATTCAGTGATTTACACCTCTGGGCAAGCATCTTTAGCGTTATCCTGGTCAACTACATATTTATGGATGGAAAGTCTGACTATCTCCAGG GGACAGCTCTGGTGGTCGTTTACCTCATTCTCCTGGCCTTGTACTTTTTTGCGCCTGCTCCCCTCGGCTGCTGA
- the klhdc10 gene encoding kelch domain-containing protein 10 isoform X3, which yields MSAAEGAHSPDRLNQFERLSGRPPLRDAVHHCDFSLGCNVWVPRQTPCQEICKGHRAPPARSGHRCVADNTSLYVFGGYNPDYNESGGSDNEDYPLFRELWRFHFATGTWQQIRTEGFMPTELASMSAVLHGNNLLVFGGTGIPFGENNGNDVHVCNVKYKRWSLLNCRGKKPNRIYGQAMAIINGFLYVFGGTTGYIYSTDLHRLDLTTREWIHLKPNNPPDDLPEERYRHEIAHDGQRIYILGGGTSWTSYPLDKIHAYNLETNSWEEIITKPHERIGYPAPRRCHSCVQIKNDVFICGGYNGEVILDDLWKINLQTFQWNKLPALMPEPAYFHCAAVTPAGCMYIHGGVVNIHDNKRTGSLFKIWLVVPSLLELCWERLLKAFPHLAQLTPIQLLNLGLTQELIERLK from the exons ATGTCTGCCGCAGAAGGAGCGCACAGCCCGGACAGACTCAATCAGTTTGAGCGGCTGTCTGGAAGGCCTCCGTTAAGAGATGCAG TTCATCACTGTGATTTCTCACTCGGGTGCAACGTCTGGGTTCCAAGGCAAACTCCGTGCCAGGAAATTTGCAAGG GTCATAGAGCCCCTCCGGCCCGTAGCGGCCATCGCTGTGTGGCTGACAACACCAGCCTCTATGTGTTCGGAGGGTACAATCCAGATTACAATGAATCAGGCGGCTCAGATAATGAAGACTATCCACTGTTCAGGGAGCTGTGGAGGTTCCACTTTGCCACGGGTACTTGGCAACAAATCCGCACAGAGGGCTTTATGCCCACCGAGCTGGCCTCAATGTCCG CTGTATTGCATGGAAACAACCTGCTTGTATTTGGCGGGACTGGAATCCCATTCGGTGAGAACAATGGAAATGACGTACACGTCTGCAATGTGAAATACAAACGATGGTCTCTCCTTAACTGCAGGGGCAAGAAACCTAATCGAATATATGGACAG GCGATGGCCATAATCAATGGCTTCCTGTACGTATTTGGAGGAACGACAGGTTACATCTACAGCACTGATCTCCACAGACTGGATCTGACAACACGAGAGTGGATTCACTTGAAACCTAACAACCCTCCAGATGACCTGCCTGAGGAGCG ATATAGACATGAGATAGCCCATGATGGACAGAGGATATATATCCTAGGAGGGGGAACCTCCTGGACCTCCTACCCATTGGACAAG ATACATGCATATAACCTCGAAACAAATTCCTGGGAGGAAATCATAACTAAGCCTCATGAAAGAATAG GATACCCAGCCCCTCGTAGATGTCATAGTTGTGTGCAGATTAAAAATG ATGTATTTATATGTGGAGGATACAATGGTGAAGTTATACTGGACGATCTGTGGAAGATCAACCTGCAGACGTTCCAGTGGAATAAACTACCTGCATTGATGCCTGAACCTGCTTACTTCCACTGTGCTGCTGTTACCCCG GCCGGTTGCATGTACATCCACGGTGGCGTGGTGAACATCCATGATAATAAGCGAACTGGTTCCTTGTTTAAGATCTGGCTGGTGGTGCCCAGTCTGCTGGAGTTGTGCTGGGAGCGTCTGCTCAAAGCCTTCCCACACCTGGCCCAACTCACCCCGATACAGCTGCTAAACTTGGGCCTTACCCAGGAACTCATTGAACGTTTGAAATGA
- the klhdc10 gene encoding kelch domain-containing protein 10 isoform X2, giving the protein MSAAEGAHSPDRLNQFERLSGRPPLRDAGSKKRVCWLQARRILGQSCPSLRIPNRFLREGHRAPPARSGHRCVADNTSLYVFGGYNPDYNESGGSDNEDYPLFRELWRFHFATGTWQQIRTEGFMPTELASMSAVLHGNNLLVFGGTGIPFGENNGNDVHVCNVKYKRWSLLNCRGKKPNRIYGQAMAIINGFLYVFGGTTGYIYSTDLHRLDLTTREWIHLKPNNPPDDLPEERYRHEIAHDGQRIYILGGGTSWTSYPLDKIHAYNLETNSWEEIITKPHERIGYPAPRRCHSCVQIKNDVFICGGYNGEVILDDLWKINLQTFQWNKLPALMPEPAYFHCAAVTPAGCMYIHGGVVNIHDNKRTGSLFKIWLVVPSLLELCWERLLKAFPHLAQLTPIQLLNLGLTQELIERLK; this is encoded by the exons ATGTCTGCCGCAGAAGGAGCGCACAGCCCGGACAGACTCAATCAGTTTGAGCGGCTGTCTGGAAGGCCTCCGTTAAGAGATGCAG GCTCTAAGAAGAGAGTTTGCTGGCTACAAGCTCGAAGAATCCTCGGCCAATCCTGCCCCAGTCTACGGATCCCTAACAGGTTTTTAAGAGAAG GTCATAGAGCCCCTCCGGCCCGTAGCGGCCATCGCTGTGTGGCTGACAACACCAGCCTCTATGTGTTCGGAGGGTACAATCCAGATTACAATGAATCAGGCGGCTCAGATAATGAAGACTATCCACTGTTCAGGGAGCTGTGGAGGTTCCACTTTGCCACGGGTACTTGGCAACAAATCCGCACAGAGGGCTTTATGCCCACCGAGCTGGCCTCAATGTCCG CTGTATTGCATGGAAACAACCTGCTTGTATTTGGCGGGACTGGAATCCCATTCGGTGAGAACAATGGAAATGACGTACACGTCTGCAATGTGAAATACAAACGATGGTCTCTCCTTAACTGCAGGGGCAAGAAACCTAATCGAATATATGGACAG GCGATGGCCATAATCAATGGCTTCCTGTACGTATTTGGAGGAACGACAGGTTACATCTACAGCACTGATCTCCACAGACTGGATCTGACAACACGAGAGTGGATTCACTTGAAACCTAACAACCCTCCAGATGACCTGCCTGAGGAGCG ATATAGACATGAGATAGCCCATGATGGACAGAGGATATATATCCTAGGAGGGGGAACCTCCTGGACCTCCTACCCATTGGACAAG ATACATGCATATAACCTCGAAACAAATTCCTGGGAGGAAATCATAACTAAGCCTCATGAAAGAATAG GATACCCAGCCCCTCGTAGATGTCATAGTTGTGTGCAGATTAAAAATG ATGTATTTATATGTGGAGGATACAATGGTGAAGTTATACTGGACGATCTGTGGAAGATCAACCTGCAGACGTTCCAGTGGAATAAACTACCTGCATTGATGCCTGAACCTGCTTACTTCCACTGTGCTGCTGTTACCCCG GCCGGTTGCATGTACATCCACGGTGGCGTGGTGAACATCCATGATAATAAGCGAACTGGTTCCTTGTTTAAGATCTGGCTGGTGGTGCCCAGTCTGCTGGAGTTGTGCTGGGAGCGTCTGCTCAAAGCCTTCCCACACCTGGCCCAACTCACCCCGATACAGCTGCTAAACTTGGGCCTTACCCAGGAACTCATTGAACGTTTGAAATGA
- the klhdc10 gene encoding kelch domain-containing protein 10 isoform X1 — MSAAEGAHSPDRLNQFERLSGRPPLRDAGSKKRVCWLQARRILGQSCPSLRIPNRFLREVHHCDFSLGCNVWVPRQTPCQEICKGHRAPPARSGHRCVADNTSLYVFGGYNPDYNESGGSDNEDYPLFRELWRFHFATGTWQQIRTEGFMPTELASMSAVLHGNNLLVFGGTGIPFGENNGNDVHVCNVKYKRWSLLNCRGKKPNRIYGQAMAIINGFLYVFGGTTGYIYSTDLHRLDLTTREWIHLKPNNPPDDLPEERYRHEIAHDGQRIYILGGGTSWTSYPLDKIHAYNLETNSWEEIITKPHERIGYPAPRRCHSCVQIKNDVFICGGYNGEVILDDLWKINLQTFQWNKLPALMPEPAYFHCAAVTPAGCMYIHGGVVNIHDNKRTGSLFKIWLVVPSLLELCWERLLKAFPHLAQLTPIQLLNLGLTQELIERLK; from the exons ATGTCTGCCGCAGAAGGAGCGCACAGCCCGGACAGACTCAATCAGTTTGAGCGGCTGTCTGGAAGGCCTCCGTTAAGAGATGCAG GCTCTAAGAAGAGAGTTTGCTGGCTACAAGCTCGAAGAATCCTCGGCCAATCCTGCCCCAGTCTACGGATCCCTAACAGGTTTTTAAGAGAAG TTCATCACTGTGATTTCTCACTCGGGTGCAACGTCTGGGTTCCAAGGCAAACTCCGTGCCAGGAAATTTGCAAGG GTCATAGAGCCCCTCCGGCCCGTAGCGGCCATCGCTGTGTGGCTGACAACACCAGCCTCTATGTGTTCGGAGGGTACAATCCAGATTACAATGAATCAGGCGGCTCAGATAATGAAGACTATCCACTGTTCAGGGAGCTGTGGAGGTTCCACTTTGCCACGGGTACTTGGCAACAAATCCGCACAGAGGGCTTTATGCCCACCGAGCTGGCCTCAATGTCCG CTGTATTGCATGGAAACAACCTGCTTGTATTTGGCGGGACTGGAATCCCATTCGGTGAGAACAATGGAAATGACGTACACGTCTGCAATGTGAAATACAAACGATGGTCTCTCCTTAACTGCAGGGGCAAGAAACCTAATCGAATATATGGACAG GCGATGGCCATAATCAATGGCTTCCTGTACGTATTTGGAGGAACGACAGGTTACATCTACAGCACTGATCTCCACAGACTGGATCTGACAACACGAGAGTGGATTCACTTGAAACCTAACAACCCTCCAGATGACCTGCCTGAGGAGCG ATATAGACATGAGATAGCCCATGATGGACAGAGGATATATATCCTAGGAGGGGGAACCTCCTGGACCTCCTACCCATTGGACAAG ATACATGCATATAACCTCGAAACAAATTCCTGGGAGGAAATCATAACTAAGCCTCATGAAAGAATAG GATACCCAGCCCCTCGTAGATGTCATAGTTGTGTGCAGATTAAAAATG ATGTATTTATATGTGGAGGATACAATGGTGAAGTTATACTGGACGATCTGTGGAAGATCAACCTGCAGACGTTCCAGTGGAATAAACTACCTGCATTGATGCCTGAACCTGCTTACTTCCACTGTGCTGCTGTTACCCCG GCCGGTTGCATGTACATCCACGGTGGCGTGGTGAACATCCATGATAATAAGCGAACTGGTTCCTTGTTTAAGATCTGGCTGGTGGTGCCCAGTCTGCTGGAGTTGTGCTGGGAGCGTCTGCTCAAAGCCTTCCCACACCTGGCCCAACTCACCCCGATACAGCTGCTAAACTTGGGCCTTACCCAGGAACTCATTGAACGTTTGAAATGA
- the klhdc10 gene encoding kelch domain-containing protein 10 isoform X4: MSAAEGAHSPDRLNQFERLSGRPPLRDAGHRAPPARSGHRCVADNTSLYVFGGYNPDYNESGGSDNEDYPLFRELWRFHFATGTWQQIRTEGFMPTELASMSAVLHGNNLLVFGGTGIPFGENNGNDVHVCNVKYKRWSLLNCRGKKPNRIYGQAMAIINGFLYVFGGTTGYIYSTDLHRLDLTTREWIHLKPNNPPDDLPEERYRHEIAHDGQRIYILGGGTSWTSYPLDKIHAYNLETNSWEEIITKPHERIGYPAPRRCHSCVQIKNDVFICGGYNGEVILDDLWKINLQTFQWNKLPALMPEPAYFHCAAVTPAGCMYIHGGVVNIHDNKRTGSLFKIWLVVPSLLELCWERLLKAFPHLAQLTPIQLLNLGLTQELIERLK, encoded by the exons ATGTCTGCCGCAGAAGGAGCGCACAGCCCGGACAGACTCAATCAGTTTGAGCGGCTGTCTGGAAGGCCTCCGTTAAGAGATGCAG GTCATAGAGCCCCTCCGGCCCGTAGCGGCCATCGCTGTGTGGCTGACAACACCAGCCTCTATGTGTTCGGAGGGTACAATCCAGATTACAATGAATCAGGCGGCTCAGATAATGAAGACTATCCACTGTTCAGGGAGCTGTGGAGGTTCCACTTTGCCACGGGTACTTGGCAACAAATCCGCACAGAGGGCTTTATGCCCACCGAGCTGGCCTCAATGTCCG CTGTATTGCATGGAAACAACCTGCTTGTATTTGGCGGGACTGGAATCCCATTCGGTGAGAACAATGGAAATGACGTACACGTCTGCAATGTGAAATACAAACGATGGTCTCTCCTTAACTGCAGGGGCAAGAAACCTAATCGAATATATGGACAG GCGATGGCCATAATCAATGGCTTCCTGTACGTATTTGGAGGAACGACAGGTTACATCTACAGCACTGATCTCCACAGACTGGATCTGACAACACGAGAGTGGATTCACTTGAAACCTAACAACCCTCCAGATGACCTGCCTGAGGAGCG ATATAGACATGAGATAGCCCATGATGGACAGAGGATATATATCCTAGGAGGGGGAACCTCCTGGACCTCCTACCCATTGGACAAG ATACATGCATATAACCTCGAAACAAATTCCTGGGAGGAAATCATAACTAAGCCTCATGAAAGAATAG GATACCCAGCCCCTCGTAGATGTCATAGTTGTGTGCAGATTAAAAATG ATGTATTTATATGTGGAGGATACAATGGTGAAGTTATACTGGACGATCTGTGGAAGATCAACCTGCAGACGTTCCAGTGGAATAAACTACCTGCATTGATGCCTGAACCTGCTTACTTCCACTGTGCTGCTGTTACCCCG GCCGGTTGCATGTACATCCACGGTGGCGTGGTGAACATCCATGATAATAAGCGAACTGGTTCCTTGTTTAAGATCTGGCTGGTGGTGCCCAGTCTGCTGGAGTTGTGCTGGGAGCGTCTGCTCAAAGCCTTCCCACACCTGGCCCAACTCACCCCGATACAGCTGCTAAACTTGGGCCTTACCCAGGAACTCATTGAACGTTTGAAATGA